A window from Salvia miltiorrhiza cultivar Shanhuang (shh) chromosome 2, IMPLAD_Smil_shh, whole genome shotgun sequence encodes these proteins:
- the LOC131010141 gene encoding beta-amyrin 6-beta-monooxygenase-like, whose product MDIFIPYLFFLLLLPFSLYLILFFHKDDSDDASNLPPGSKGWPILGENVDLGLLGLSKFVRDRMEKYSHDVFQTSLLGEKVMIFCGAQGNKIIFTSDVAPWLPLSLQKVLLPDALAMFRNFQYDTLKPEALRQYIPVMDEMARGQLAGGGWRPNSVVKAQPLINKYTFELSCRLFLNLVDPERLRKLSDPFAKMRNGLLSLPIDLPGTAFHRAIKAGNMVRGEMLSIVGARRKEMNMMVEENKGGEGRDLLSKMLLLTDEDGKPVSDKKIANCFVSLLLASYDSTAAALTSVVYFLAQLPHVYELVLKEQMAIAKSKAPGELLTWQDVENMKYSWNVARETLRLVPPSPGTFREATTDITFAGYTIPTGMKALWTPHSSHSNPDYFPEPDKFDPSRFDGSGPPPYTFVPFGGGPRMCPGRVYAKLAILVLMHNLVTSFRLERAIPHEKMVLQVAPLPTHGLQLYLKPHYPNSSPASH is encoded by the exons ATGGACATCTTCATACCTTacctcttcttcctcctcctcctcccctTCTCTCTATACCTCATCTTGTTCTTCCACAAGGATGACTCCGACGATGCCAGCAACCTCCCCCCGGGCTCCAAGGGCTGGCCGATTCTGGGCGAAAACGTCGACCTCGGCCTGCTCGGCCTCTCCAAATTCGTCCGAGACAGAATGGAGAAATACTCCCACGACGTGTTCCAGACGTCGTTGCTGGGAGAGAAAGTGATGATCTTCTGCGGCGCGCAGGGCAACAAGATCATCTTTACCAGCGACGTCGCCCCGTGGCTGCCCCTCTCCTTGCAGAAGGTGCTCCTCCCGGATGCCCTTGCTATGTTCCGCAACTTCCAATACGACACGCTGAAGCCGGAGGCGCTGCGGCAGTACATTCCGGTGATGGACGAGATGGCCCGCGGGCAGCTGGCCGGCGGCGGCTGGAGGCCAAACTCGGTCGTCAAGGCGCAACCCTTGATCAACAAGTACACATTCGAGCTGTCGTGCAGATTGTTTCTCAACCTCGTGGATCCGGAGCGTCTCAGGAAGCTGTCGGATCCGTTTGCGAAGATGAGGAACGGGCTGCTGTCCCTGCCGATAGATCTGCCCGGGACAGCCTTCCACCGCGCGATCAAGGCGGGGAACATGGTGCGTGGGGAGATGCTAAGCATCGTGGGGGCGAGGAGGAAGGAGATGAATATGATGGTGGAGGAGAATAAAGGGGGCGAGGGGCGGGACCTGCTGTCGAAGATGCTGCTTCTCACCGATGAAGATGGCAAGCCTGTGAGTGATAAGAAGATTGCCAATTGCTTTGTCAGCTTGCTCCTCGCTAGCTATGACTCAACCGCCGCTGCGCTCACTTCCGTCGTCTATTTTCTTGCTCAACTTCCACACGTTTACGAACTGGTTCTTAAAG AACAAATGGCGATCGCAAAATCGAAAGCCCCCGGTGAGCTTCTGACGTGGCAGGATGTGGAAAATATGAAGTACTCGTGGAACGTTGCACGCGAGACGCTGAGGCTGGTGCCCCCTTCGCCAGGAACATTCAGGGAAGCCACCACTGATATCACCTTTGCTGGTTACACCATTCCTACAGGAATGAAG GCATTGTGGACGCCGCATTCGTCTCACTCCAACCCCGACTACTTCCCCGAGCCGGACAAGTTTGATCCCTCGCGCTTCGACGGAAGTGGCCCACCACCTTACACGTTCGTTCCGTTTGGAGGAGGACCAAGAATGTGCCCCGGCAGAGTCTATGCTAAGCTTGCAATATTGGTATTGATGCACAATTTGGTGACCAGCTTCAGACTTGAAAGGGCCATCCCACATGAGAAGATGGTGCTTCAGGTTGCGCCTTTGCCCACTCACGGCCTTCAACTCTATCTTAAACCTCATTATCCAAATTCATCGCCTGCTTCTCATTGA
- the LOC131009719 gene encoding beta-amyrin 6-beta-monooxygenase-like, with amino-acid sequence MATFILYVLPLLLLPLYLYLIFFTPKKSSDDLKNLLPGSKGWPVLGETVELALVGLSKFVVGGKSSGFLRCKRVFMEKLLEPFSQMASGLISLPGTAFNRGVRGGKAVRGQLLRIVEERRRKGSEGGDCWLSKLLLLTDEDGKHLSDRKIANFFLGLLLGSYEATAYTITAVIYYLAQLPHIYQQVFEGENRIDRLYLLLGIL; translated from the exons ATGGCGACCTTCATTCTTTATGTTCTTCCTCTTCTACTTCTCCCTCTCTATCTATATCTCATCTTCTTCACCCCCAAAAAGAGCTCCGACGATCTGAAAAACCTACTTCCCGGCTCCAAGGGCTGGCCAGTTCTCGGAGAAACCGTGGAGCTGGCCTTGGTAGGCTTATCCAAATTCGTTGTTGGGGGAAAATCTAGTGGTTTTCTGCGGTGCAAAAG GGTGTTCATGGAGAAGCTGTTGGAGCCCTTCTCTCAGATGGCTAGTGGGCTTATTTCCCTGCCTGGGACAGCCTTCAACCGCGGCGTCAGAGGAGGCAAGGCGGTGAGGGGCCAGCTATTGAGGATCGTAgaggagaggaggaggaaggGGAGCGAGGGAGGAGACTGCTGGCTTTCCAAGCTGCTGCTTTTAACTGATGAAGATGGCAAACATCTGAGTGATAGGAAGATTGCTAATTTCTTTCTTGGTTTGCTGCTGGGTAGCTACGAGGCCACTGCCTATACTATAACTGCTGTCATATATTATCTTGCTCAACTTCCACACATTTATCAACAAGTTTTTGAAGGTGAGAATCGGATCGATCGTCTCTATTTGCTGCTTGGGATCCTCtag
- the LOC131009716 gene encoding CBL-interacting serine/threonine-protein kinase 6-like, with product MLDPNPSSRISIAKIIDSSWFKKSSLKTIRSKEEQEFAAEDEEKKRAEKEELRFATTTSASSVISKLEEVGKTRNFRVKKSESCVRLQGLESGRKGKLGIAADIFSVTPSFVVVEVKKSSGDTLEYNQFCSKERPALKDIVWTTTAGNFVPTA from the exons ATGCTGGATCCTAATCCTTCGAGCAGAATAAGCATCGCGAAAATCATAGATTCGTCGTGGTTCAAAAAATCGTCGCTGAAGACGATCAGATCTAAGGAAGAGCAGGAGTTCGCGGCGGAGGATGAG GAGAAGAAGAGGGCGGAGAAGGAGGAGCTGAGGTTCGCGACGACGACGTCGGCGAGCAGCGTGATCTCGAAGCTGGAGGAGGTGGGGAAGACGCGGAACTTCAGAGTGAAGAAGAGCGAGTCGTGCGTGCGGCTGCAGGGGTTGGAGAGCGGGAGGAAGGGGAAGCTGGGGATCGCGGCGGACATATTCTCGGTGACGCCGTCGTTTGTGGTGGTGGAGGTGAAGAAGTCGAGCGGTGATACGTTGGAGTACAACCAGTTCTGCAGCAAGGAGCGGCCGGCGCTCAAGGATATTGTTTGGACTACCACTGCTGGGAATTTCGTGCCTACTGCTTGA
- the LOC131010140 gene encoding gibberellin-regulated protein 9-like yields MKLLPILLISLLLIQDFVEAESVNGATDKFLSQAEDAKGDSISHINKYRPPNRDCLKKCKRKCRNKSRRRAECRRACRSCCRKKSKCP; encoded by the exons ATGAAGCTACTGCCAATTTTGCTGATCTCCCTTCTACTCATACAG gaTTTCGTTGAGGCAGAATCAGTCAATGGAGCTACAGATAAATTTCTGTCCCAAGCA GAGGATGCAAAAGGGGATTCGATCAGTCATATCAACAAATATAGACCTCCAAATCGTG ATTGCTTAAAAAAGTGCAAAAGAAAATGTCGCAATAAGTCGAGGCGGAGAGCCGAGTGCCGTCGAGCTTGCCGGAGCTGCTGCAGGAAAAAGTCTAAGTGCCCTTGA